The genomic region TCGCTGGAGCAGATGACCTCGCGCCTTGCCATCATGATGGGTGGCCGCGTCGCCGAAGAGCTGATCTTCGGTCGCGAGAAGGTAACCTCGGGTGCGTCGTCCGACATCGAACAGGCGACGCGTCTGGCACGCATGATGGTGACGCGCTGGGGCCTGTCCGAGGCGCTCGGTACCGTGTCCTACGGCGAGAATCAGGACGAGGTTTTCCTGGGCATGTCGGTGTCGCGCACCCAGAACGCATCGGAAGCGACGGTTCAGAAGATCGATACCGAGATCCGGCGCTTCGTCGAAGAAGGCTATAACGAGGCAACGCGTATTCTCACCGAGAAGCGCGCCGATCTCGAAGCTCTCGCCAAGGGCCTGCTCGAATTCGAGACGCTCTCCGGCGACGAGATCATCGACCTGCTCAAGGGCAAGAAGCCGAACCGCGAATCCGTGCTCGAGCCGACCACACCGCGCGCCTCGGCCGTGCCGCCGGCCGGCAAGTCGCGCCCGCGACCCGATCCGGATCCCGGCCTGGAGCCGCAGCCGCAGGCGTAATCGCGTACGGCAGATCGAATTGAAAAACGCGGCGGAAACGCCGCGTTTTTTGTTGGTGATGGTGATTTGCGGGTGGTGCCAACTCAGCGCCCCGTCATTGCGAGCGCAGCGAAGAAATCCAGAATAGATCCGCGGTGACAGTCTGGATTTGCTTCACTGCGCTCGCATTGACGATTTTGATGCAGTTGCACTGGAAACTCAGAAGTACGGCAGGCAAAGGTGCCTAAGCGCCGCGCCCACCATCTCTCGCCAATCACGCTAGAAGTGGTGGCACACGCTCTGGAGTTTGCGTCATCACTTCGGCGCCCGCATCGCCAGCCGCAGATTGGATTCAGGAATGCGGCGACATTGCCGGCTCGCCAGACCCTGCCGGACTGCGCAACGCGCCGAACACGACGCCGATGAGAGCGACGATGAGGAGCGGCGATAGTCGTCCCGCCGGAATATACACCGCCGGGCTGAGCAACGGCACCATCCAGATGCCGAGCCCGATCAGCCAGTCGCGAAAGCGTGGAGCATCGATCGATGCGGCAAGCCACAGCACGACGGCGACCGTCAGCAGCGTCGCGTCATAAGGGCCCGAATGCGGGGCTGCCAGCACGGTTGCCGCAAGCAGTACGATCAGCTTGTTGTTGGTACTGAGCGAGGAGCGAAAGACCGCGAACGTTGCCGCCGCGCTCGAAAAGGATCGCGGCCAGCTGAAGGATGGAGGCCAGCCGCTCCGGCAGGCCTAGCAGCATCGCGCAGGCCCACACGCTGTGACCCCAGATGCGGCCATAGGCCAGCCATTTCGCGTCGGGGCTGACCAGATTGTTGTACGCCTGCGGTATCCACCAGAGCCACAATTCGACGCCAAAAATCATGGCACTTGCAGCCGCCAATGCGAATGCCGAGCATGCAGCAGCGCACAGGCTGCCATAGCGGCGCGCCCCCATTAGCGCGAGCGGGACGAGCGGGAAGAATTGCGGCTTGAAACTCAGCAGCCCGAGGATTGCCCCGGCCAGGAGCGGTCGCGGTCCGAGCAGCCTGACGCCCGCGACCAGCAGTGCGGCAACGAGAAAGGCGCATTGTCCATCGGCCAGGTTGAGAGATGCCGATGGCGAGACCAGCACGGCCGCGATGATGTAGGGCGTCAGTTGCGGCTGATCGGACCGGTTGCGAAGCGCCCAGGCCAGGAAGCCTGCGGTCGCGGCCTGGAATGCGACATAGGAGCCGATGAAGCCAAGCGGCGCGAATGGCAGCAGCAGAACGAGGAAGCCGGGCGG from Bradyrhizobium lupini harbors:
- a CDS encoding glycosyltransferase family 87 protein, which gives rise to MLPAFSIATLFAWGVLISTFTHPGWIGLNHVAPGTDWMVFYGAVRSLLAGNLALVTDGDAFTAYLNQSFASWLTVPLEFRPWFYPPGFLVLLLPFAPLGFIGSYVAFQAATAGFLAWALRNRSDQPQLTPYIIAAVLVSPSASLNLADGQCAFLVAALLVAGVRLLGPRPLLAGAILGLLSFKPQFFPLVPLALMGARRYGSLCAAACSAFALAAASAMIFGVELWLWWIPQAYNNLVSPDAKWLAYGRIWGHSVWACAMLLGLPERLASILQLAAILFERGGNVRGLSLLAQYQQQADRTACGNRAGSPAFGPL